A single genomic interval of Coturnix japonica isolate 7356 chromosome 14, Coturnix japonica 2.1, whole genome shotgun sequence harbors:
- the OTOA gene encoding otoancorin isoform X3 has protein sequence MLRLLKICFLLILMNPAEVAHSQDSEDLPPLLRKAVEEVMTGKYLNALLDILHFQSSNAWTADMVTKVMAYFHAREVNFTLHSLQTSIQSYLKNLLYQPRQLLSAFQQLDQQQFQTAVKYLFNSRKEYLEMGNVVLDWEKTRERIFQVPGVNRTLFLITLEKCFLALRAMDCVDILSQILRTSAVNYLQPDIVGSLPNDLQEDAFRNLSAVFKDLYDKTSANTQKALYGWMKEILQKPYNRSDFNESASWVSAENLWILGRYVVHLPLEEILKISLSEIRLFISYDNATKQLDTVYDITPELAQAFLERINSSGFDVRNTSTVYRLGLLVCFYDDMEQMDAAVARALLHQMIKCNQLKGFQAKVQKLKSQLLNIAVQNQTLNDTLGSLSDAVVGLTSGQLESLSPEAVHNAIATLNQVSGWAKSQVMILSSKYLSYKKVLSFYNVSQMGALVTGISTESFYRMNPKELSQVIRGTTSQYSSDLSPAQQQGILRKIASSTDFSSLVTDIQGAFFREISLSDLWKENGYNSSMMKEKELRSSQALYLYELLSKKSSSVDLLSTGQLLKGVTCELIESMGTDSFLNHFKVFENNLHLLSPYQINCLAWKFWEVSNASIPPFFFLVLPIEYLEHISGPLCVPFIESLGKTEMDLLSPSFHKKETVLQKVQECLNGSIADEYDVDLLGNLICHLPPAFLHGRMSLKAMETALHQFKLCRQLSHEQKAEIKYKLLELYGSPKNWTAETTLDVGPFISQLSKGELNVLAEKFPDIVLRIAKTVGPLSSAEELLSTVFESVFNATASTEPDLTTPGCLGTRAPSSDEIIKLAEANVYWSAQELKCMDAGTFDKNVELLGTVSSFNNSQLTALKEKAKQVWGSLLGWKSYHIVSLGHIALALTENEIEELDLHSIDTISVLSQQAEWTVAQARSILQSFLEDSGQTMSTLKSFDLVGLGAILCALNSTEIMSIRTAEFSAAVARIGLLLCSTPVLRQFKKITESVFGTATSWNGSVLQEIGTIAGIVTRTNSKPGP, from the exons ATTTGCCTCCGTTATTACGCAAAGCCGTG gaggAAGTAATGACTGGGAAATACCTAAATG CTCTCCTCGATATACTTCATTTTCAGAG TTCTAATGCATGGACAGCAGATATGGTTACAAAAGTCATGGCGTATTTCCATGCCCGAGAGGTTAATTTTACTCTTCACAGTCTACAG ACGTCCATACAGAGTTATTTGAAGAACCTTTTATACcagcccaggcagctgctgtctgcattTCAACAACTTGATCAACAGCAGTTCCAGACTGCAGTGAAGTATCTCTTcaacagcagaaaggaatatCTC GAAATGGGAAATGTTGTTCTTGATTGGGAAAAGACTCGGGAGAGAATTTTCCAAGTTCCAGGAGTGAACAGAACCTTGTTTCTTATTACACTGGAGAAATGCTTTCTGGCTCTGAGGGCAATGGACTGTGTAGATATCCTAAGCCAGATTTTGCGAACGTCAGCAGTGAATTATCTCCAACCTGATATTGTTGGGAGTCTCCCAAATGATCTGCAGGAGGATGCTTTCAGAAACTT ATCAGCAGTATTTAAGGACCTCTATGACAAAACCTcagcaaatacacagaaagcTCTGTATGGCTGGATGAAGGAGATCCTACAAAAGCCCTATAACAGAAGTG atttcaacGAATCAGCTTCATGGGTCAGTGCAGAAAACTTATGGATTTTAGGAAGATACGTGGTCCATCTGCCCTTGGAAGAGATTCTGAAAATCAGTCTCAGTGAA ATAAGACTATTCATTAGCTACGACAATGCAACAAAGCAGTTGGACACGGTGTATGATATCACACCAGAGCTTGCACAAGCCTTTCTGGAGAGAATAAACTCATCGGGATTTGACGTGAGAAACACTTCAACTGTCTACAG GTTAggtttgttggtttgcttttatgATGACATGGAACAGATGGATGCCGCTGTGGCCCGGGCTTTACTTCATCAAATGATTAAATGCAATCAATTAAAAGGTTTCCAGGCCAAGGTTCAGAAG CTTAAATCTCAGCTCCTGAATATTGCTGTGCAGAACCAGACTTTGAATGATACCCTTGGATCGCTGTCAGATGCTGTGGTTGGGCTGACTTCAGGCCAACTGGAATCTTTATCACCTGAAGCAGTGCATAACGCTATTGCAACACTGAACCAAGTCTCTGGATGGGCAAAAAGCCAAGTTATGATTTTATCCAGTAAATACCTCTCTTACAAAAAG GTTTTATCATTTTATAATGTTAGCCAAATGGGTGCACTGGTGACTGGTATTAGCACTGAGTCATTCTACAGAATGAACCCGAAAGAGCTTTCTCAGGTCATTCGAGGCACAACATCCCAGTACTCATCGGACTTatctcctgcacagcagcaggggaTCCTCAGGAAG ATAGCTTCAtccacagatttttcttcactggTCACAGATATACAAGGAGCTTTCTTTAGAGAAATATCTCTTTCTGATTTATGGAAGGAGAACGGATATAATTCTTcaatgatgaaagaaaaagagctaaGAAGCAGCCAg GCCTTGTATCTCTATGAGTTACTATCTAAGAAAAGTTCCTCCGTTGACCTCCTAAG TACAGGACAGCTTCTGAAAGGAGTGACTTGTGAGCTGATTGAAAGTATGGGCACAGActcttttttaaatcatttcaaagTCTTCGAAAATAatcttcatctgctttctccATATCAg aTTAATTGTTTGGCTTGGAAGTTTTGGGAAGTCTCCAATGCATCCAttcctcccttcttcttctTGGTGCTTCC GATTGAGTACCTGGAGCACATTTCAGGCCCTCTGTGTGTCCCTTTCATTGAAAGCCTTGGGAAGACTGAGATGGACCTCTTGAGTCCAAGCTttcacaaaaaagaaactgtgctgcagaaagtgCAGGAATGCTTG AATGGCTCCATTGCTGATGAATATGATGTTGACCTACTTGGAAATCTAATCTGCCACTTACCTCCAGCTTTTCTACATGGCAGAATGTCTCTGAAGGCAATGGAAACAGCCCTTCATCAATTCAAACTCTGCCGACAGCTCAGCCACgagcagaaagctgaaattaaatacaaacTCCTTGAGTTATATGG ctCTCCAAAGAACTGGACAGCTGAAACAACATTAGATGTTGGACCATTCATATCTCAGCTGTCAAAAGGAGAACTGAATGTCCTTGCTGAAAAG TTTCCAGATATCGTTTTGCGAATAGCAAAGACAGTCGGACCACTTTCTTCAGCCGAAGAGCTTCTATCAACTGTATTTGAATCTGTCTTCAATGCCACTGCCAGCACAGAACCAGATCTCACCACACCAG GTTGCCTGGGAACCAGAGCCCCTTCTTCAGATGAAATTATTAAGTTAGCAGAAGCCAATGTCTACTGGTCAGCTCAGGAACTGAAATGCATGGATGCAGGGACTTTCGACAAAAATGTAGAACTTCTTGGGACTGTCTCCAGTTTTAACAACTCTCAACTTACGGCCTTGAAGGAAAAAGCCAAGCAG GTTTGGGGATCGCTGCTAGGCTGGAAGAGCTACCATATTGTTTCTCTGGGGCACATTGCACTGGCactcactgaaaatgaaattgaagaGCTAGATTTACATTCAATTGACACCATTTCTGTCCTCAGTCAACAAGCAGAATGGACTGTTGCCCAG GCAAGATCTATTTTGCAAAGTTTTCTAGAAGATTCTGGGCAAACAATGAGCACACTAAAAAGCTTTGATTTAGTTGGATTGGGAGCTATTCTCTGTGCTCTGAACTCCACGGAAATCATGTCCATAAGGACTGCTGAATTCAG